In the Phaseolus vulgaris cultivar G19833 chromosome 7, P. vulgaris v2.0, whole genome shotgun sequence genome, one interval contains:
- the LOC137830194 gene encoding uncharacterized protein, translated as MLKLQRFHQGALSVDDYFKQLDTLLIRVNMDESEEAKIARFVSGLRRDVQDVVELQEYSSLENVVHLASKIENQLARKNAFKNSSKDNYYHSSWKNKNSFSNIPSKDSTFKPRESKPSTSNARPKSPQKSSSKKCFKCLSYGHIASNCPTKRTMYMHDGVDSSEHGSESSRHSSPSRSPSESESESPHEGDLLVIRRMLGQVLKPFDETQRENIFHSRCLINDRVCSLIVDGGSCANVASTRVVDKLGLPTISHAKPYKLQWLSEVGEIVVNKQVLITFSIGKYKDEVLCDVVPMEATHILLGRPWQFDRKNFHDGFTNKISFNFHGHKVILKSLSPKEVHEDQVKMREKREKEKEIKNSKRSLLISSQQVQKVSQIRGRILSNPGSMMETK; from the coding sequence atgttgaaactccaacggtttcatcaaggcgcgctaagtgtggatgattactttaaacaactagacacgcttttaattcgagttaatatggatgagagtgaggaggctaagatagctaggtttgtgagtggactTCGAAGGGAtgttcaagacgtggtagagttacaagaatattcttctttggaaaatgtggtgcaccttgctagcaaaattgaaaatcaacttgcaaggaaaaatgctttcaaaaattcttctaaagataactactaccactcttcttggaaaaataaaaactctttttcaaacatcccttctaaggactctactttcaaacctcgagagtctaagccttccacttccaatgctaggcctaaatcaccacaaaaatcgtctagtaagaagtgttttaaatgtttaagctatggacatattgcttctaattgccctactaaacgaactatgtatatgcatgatggggtagatagtagtgagcatgggtccgaatcttctagacattcctcaccttctagatccccaagtgagagtgaaagtgaaagcccacatgagggtgacctattagtaataagacgcatgcttggacaagtgttaaaaccttttgatgaaactcaaagagaaaatatttttcattcaaggtgtcttattaatgatagagtttgctctttgattgtggatggagggagttgtgcaaatgtggcaagcacaagagtggtagacaaacttggattgcctaccatctctcatgccaagccctacaagttacaatggttgagtgaggtgggtgagatagtggtgaacaaacaagtcctcattacattttccattggcaaatataaagatgaggtcttgtgtgatgttgttccaatggaagctactcatatccttttaggtaggccatggcaatttgatagaaaaaattttcatgatggctttaccaacaaaatttcttttaacttccatggacacaaagtcattctcaagtctctctctccaaaggaggtacatgaggaccaagtcaaaatgagagaaaagagagagaaagaaaaagaaattaaaaattccaagagaagccttctcatatcttcccaacaagttcaaaag